One Candidatus Vicinibacter affinis DNA window includes the following coding sequences:
- a CDS encoding KUP/HAK/KT family potassium transporter, which yields MSDPSHGVQRLSLAGVLITLGIIFGDIGTSPLYVIQAILDDREVSKELIYGGMSCVFWTLILITTGKYVILALNADNKGEGGIFALYALVRRYKSKYVIYPAIIGCATLIADGFITPPISISSAVEGIKMIYPNAHINTVPIVIGIIIGLFAFQQVGTQLVGKFFGPIMFTWFSMIGFLGLLQIIEHPQVLQALNPVYAIELLAKYPGGFWILGAVFLCTTGGEALYSDLGHCGKQNVRMSWSFVLIALLLSYFGQSAYLISNHEGQVIVDAAGHPNFRVFFALMPQWFLPFGVGIATLSTVIASQALISGVFTLTNEAMKLHLWFRMKVNYPTDLKGQVYIPSINWFLMVGCIVVVLIFKKSENMEAAYGLAITVDMIMTTLLLGFFYRIKFHAFYIPLVITFLVLCIESTFLIANLDKFAHGGWFSFLIAAGVATMVFVLYNAQKIRQKHTMFVELKDYIPVLQDLQHDLTIPKESSHLVYLALADDKRLIDSNIMYSILRKRPKRADVYWFVHVEIGDEPYRKSFHVDTIVPKEIFFIHLKFGFKVPHKVNAMFYEIVDQMVASGEVDTVSTYPSLRKHHLPADFKFLLLRTRVSADTELNAFERWVVQSYRMIKKFSLPAFEDFGLEVSNVEEEVVPILVGPKAEMKLKRENS from the coding sequence ATGAGCGATCCTTCGCATGGTGTCCAAAGGCTAAGTTTAGCGGGCGTTTTAATCACACTGGGGATTATTTTTGGGGATATTGGAACTTCGCCTCTTTATGTAATTCAGGCTATTTTGGATGATAGAGAGGTATCCAAGGAACTGATTTACGGGGGGATGTCTTGTGTTTTCTGGACCTTAATTTTAATCACCACCGGCAAGTATGTTATCCTGGCATTGAATGCGGATAATAAAGGAGAAGGAGGAATATTTGCACTTTACGCTCTTGTCAGAAGATATAAATCAAAATATGTTATTTACCCTGCTATTATTGGTTGTGCAACCTTGATAGCAGACGGATTCATCACACCGCCAATATCCATTTCTTCTGCAGTGGAGGGTATCAAAATGATATACCCCAATGCCCATATAAATACAGTGCCTATAGTTATAGGAATTATCATTGGACTCTTTGCCTTCCAACAAGTGGGAACACAGTTGGTCGGAAAGTTTTTCGGCCCAATAATGTTTACTTGGTTTAGTATGATTGGTTTCTTGGGTCTGCTCCAGATTATAGAGCATCCTCAAGTGCTGCAGGCGCTCAATCCTGTTTATGCAATAGAGCTTTTGGCTAAATATCCGGGTGGATTCTGGATTTTGGGTGCAGTCTTTTTATGTACCACCGGAGGTGAAGCTCTTTACTCTGATCTTGGGCATTGTGGCAAACAAAATGTTAGGATGAGTTGGAGCTTTGTTTTAATTGCTTTGTTATTAAGTTATTTTGGACAATCGGCTTATCTGATTTCTAATCATGAAGGACAAGTTATTGTAGACGCAGCAGGTCATCCAAATTTTAGGGTTTTCTTCGCGCTGATGCCACAATGGTTTTTACCATTTGGAGTAGGAATCGCTACACTTTCTACTGTTATAGCAAGTCAGGCATTAATTTCCGGAGTATTCACTTTAACAAATGAAGCAATGAAACTTCATTTGTGGTTTAGAATGAAAGTAAACTATCCTACCGATTTAAAGGGTCAGGTTTATATTCCCAGCATCAATTGGTTTCTGATGGTGGGATGTATTGTGGTGGTTTTAATTTTTAAAAAATCGGAGAATATGGAAGCGGCCTATGGTCTGGCCATAACGGTCGATATGATTATGACCACTTTATTGCTCGGATTTTTTTACAGAATAAAGTTCCATGCTTTTTATATTCCATTGGTGATAACCTTTCTCGTACTTTGTATAGAGTCAACTTTCCTGATTGCAAATCTGGATAAATTTGCACATGGTGGTTGGTTTTCTTTTTTAATTGCAGCAGGAGTTGCTACCATGGTTTTTGTTTTATACAATGCGCAAAAGATAAGGCAGAAACATACCATGTTTGTAGAGTTGAAAGACTATATACCTGTGTTGCAAGACTTGCAACACGATCTAACAATTCCCAAGGAATCCAGTCATTTGGTTTATCTCGCATTGGCTGATGACAAACGATTGATTGATTCAAACATCATGTATTCCATACTGCGAAAAAGACCTAAGCGAGCCGATGTTTACTGGTTTGTACATGTGGAAATCGGAGATGAACCTTATAGAAAATCATTCCACGTAGATACAATTGTTCCAAAAGAAATCTTTTTTATCCATTTGAAATTTGGATTCAAAGTTCCGCATAAGGTGAATGCGATGTTTTATGAAATTGTTGATCAAATGGTAGCCTCCGGAGAAGTAGATACGGTGAGCACTTATCCTTCTCTTAGGAAGCATCATTTACCTGCAGATTTTAAATTTTTATTACTTCGCACCAGAGTTTCAGCTGATACAGAACTCAATGCTTTTGAACGCTGGGTTGTGCAGAGTTATCGCATGATTAAGAAATTCAGCTTACCTGCGTTTGAAGATTTTGGTTTGGAAGTTTCCAATGTTGAAGAGGAAGTAGTTCCAATTCTCGTTGGTCCAAAAGCCGAGATGAAATTGAAAAGAGAAAACAGTTAA
- a CDS encoding tyrosine recombinase XerD: protein MDWVSAIKGFQAYLKLERSLSSHSLDAYSRDVAKLSRFVAEELDHKSPLKIELQDLIQFISWLNKVQLDSRSQARILSGVRAFYKFLLVEDLLNEDPTELLEGPRQAKYLPDFLSVEEIDMVLQAVDLSVERGHRDRAILETLYACGLRVSELVNSKWSDLMEDLGILKVIGKGNKERLVPIGEQALHQLILYRDSYRNKLPVVKGYEDFIFLNKFGKKLSRISVFNLVKEYVSKAGIHKTVSPHTFRHSFATHLVEGGAGLRLVQEMLGHESITTTEIYTHLDLHYLRDTIMRFHPMNQRTKLETTSAD from the coding sequence ATGGATTGGGTCAGCGCAATTAAAGGTTTTCAAGCTTACTTAAAGCTTGAAAGGTCATTATCTTCTCATTCTTTGGATGCTTATTCAAGAGACGTAGCCAAGCTTTCCAGGTTTGTTGCGGAGGAGTTGGACCATAAAAGTCCGCTTAAAATCGAATTGCAGGATTTGATACAATTTATCTCTTGGCTTAATAAAGTTCAGTTGGACAGCAGATCACAGGCCAGAATCTTGTCCGGCGTCAGGGCTTTCTACAAATTTCTGTTGGTGGAGGATTTACTGAATGAGGATCCTACGGAATTATTGGAAGGTCCCCGTCAGGCTAAATATTTACCTGACTTTTTAAGTGTTGAAGAGATTGATATGGTCCTGCAGGCTGTAGATCTGAGTGTGGAAAGGGGGCACAGGGATCGGGCCATTCTGGAGACCCTTTATGCCTGCGGTTTGAGGGTAAGCGAATTGGTTAATTCAAAATGGTCAGACCTGATGGAAGACCTTGGTATCCTTAAGGTAATTGGAAAAGGCAATAAGGAAAGGCTGGTCCCAATCGGTGAACAGGCCTTGCATCAATTGATCCTCTACAGAGATTCTTACAGAAATAAACTTCCTGTTGTAAAAGGCTATGAGGACTTTATTTTTTTGAATAAATTTGGAAAGAAGTTATCCAGGATATCTGTATTTAATCTTGTGAAAGAATATGTATCCAAAGCTGGTATCCACAAAACGGTCAGTCCGCATACTTTCAGACATTCTTTTGCTACTCATCTTGTGGAAGGAGGCGCTGGCCTCCGGCTTGTGCAAGAAATGTTAGGGCACGAGTCGATCACCACTACAGAGATTTACACGCATCTTGACCTTCATTATCTCAGAGATACCATCATGCGGTTTCACCCAATGAATCAGAGAACAAAATTGGAAACAACATCTGCTGACTGA
- the kynU gene encoding kynureninase has product MLNDYKFLDQNDPLQQFRAEFCFPSDEEGVPYSYFCGNSLGLQPVKARAYINRELDDWAKHGVHGHEMAHFPWVRYHEFLTEPMAHIIGARPSEVVVMNTLSVNLHLMMVSFYNPTPKRNKILIEYSAFPSDRYAVDSQIKFHGYNPEDCLIILTPNEGEVYITKEKIEQTIRKHGDEIALILIGSVNYYTGQAYPIRYITELGHAHGCKVGFDLAHGAGNLLLNLHNDGPDFAVWCSYKYLNSGPGGLAGCFVHERHGESFELPRFAGWWGHDKANRFKMSPQLKLMSGAEGWQLSNPPILPMASLMASLEIFQRAGMVAMRKKSISLHNYLRQLIESLEHPSIRILTPLSEEERGCQLSIQIKNGDKRIYKQLSEQQIIADWREPDVIRVAPVPLYNSFEDAWQLYQSLKKILAV; this is encoded by the coding sequence ATGCTCAACGATTATAAATTCCTTGATCAAAATGATCCTCTCCAGCAATTTCGTGCAGAATTTTGCTTCCCTTCAGATGAAGAAGGCGTTCCTTATAGTTATTTCTGTGGCAACTCGCTTGGTTTACAGCCCGTCAAAGCCAGGGCATACATTAATCGGGAATTGGATGATTGGGCCAAACATGGGGTACATGGCCATGAGATGGCCCATTTTCCCTGGGTGAGATACCATGAATTTTTAACTGAGCCCATGGCCCACATAATAGGAGCAAGACCTTCTGAAGTGGTTGTGATGAATACCCTTTCAGTCAATCTGCATTTAATGATGGTATCATTTTACAACCCAACTCCCAAAAGAAATAAAATATTAATTGAATACAGTGCCTTTCCTTCAGACCGCTATGCGGTAGATTCCCAAATAAAGTTCCATGGTTATAATCCGGAAGATTGTTTGATCATTCTTACCCCGAATGAAGGAGAAGTCTATATTACAAAAGAAAAAATCGAACAAACCATCCGTAAACATGGGGACGAGATTGCACTCATCCTCATTGGTTCCGTAAACTATTACACAGGACAAGCCTATCCTATCCGTTACATTACGGAATTAGGGCATGCTCATGGTTGTAAAGTGGGTTTTGACCTGGCGCATGGTGCCGGGAATCTGTTATTGAATTTGCATAATGACGGACCTGACTTTGCGGTCTGGTGCAGTTATAAATATTTAAACTCAGGACCTGGTGGACTTGCAGGTTGTTTTGTACATGAAAGACATGGTGAATCATTTGAACTCCCTCGATTTGCTGGTTGGTGGGGGCATGACAAAGCCAACCGGTTTAAAATGTCTCCGCAACTTAAATTAATGAGCGGTGCAGAAGGTTGGCAACTTAGCAATCCACCCATTCTGCCAATGGCAAGTTTAATGGCATCACTGGAAATTTTTCAGCGAGCCGGAATGGTTGCCATGCGAAAGAAATCCATTAGTCTGCACAACTACCTGCGTCAGTTAATTGAATCATTGGAACATCCCTCTATTCGGATACTTACTCCACTAAGTGAAGAAGAAAGAGGATGTCAACTTTCTATTCAAATTAAGAATGGGGATAAGCGTATTTACAAGCAGCTGTCCGAGCAACAAATCATTGCAGACTGGCGAGAGCCCGATGTGATTCGGGTTGCACCTGTACCCCTCTACAATTCCTTTGAGGATGCCTGGCAGCTTTATCAATCCTTAAAAAAAATATTGGCTGTTTAG